In Candidatus Binatia bacterium, a single window of DNA contains:
- the purM gene encoding phosphoribosylformylglycinamidine cyclo-ligase: MAGSYRGAGVDIAAGERVASAAARLARATRRPEVVAGVGGFGAVFRIPRGYRRPLLVASTDGVGTKLRVAFMVGRHDTIGIDLVAMNVNDILTLGAEPLAFLDYYATGRLDPAVAAAVLKGIAHGCKLAGCSLVGGETAELPSFYQGGEYDLAGFAVGVVEQDELVDGRGVRPGDVVIGLPSNGLHSNGYSLARQVCFDRAALRLDARPPELGVALGEELLRPTRIYVRTVRSLPRGVVKAMAHITGGGLTGNLPRVLPSGCAARIDLGSWEVSGIFRLVQRLGEIDRDEMFRTFNMGIGFVLVAPASAADRILASLARRRERALVIGEIVRARRGGKARVVFAS, translated from the coding sequence ATGGCTGGATCTTATCGTGGGGCGGGGGTCGATATTGCCGCCGGGGAGCGGGTTGCTTCGGCGGCGGCGCGGTTGGCGCGGGCGACGCGGCGGCCCGAGGTGGTTGCCGGAGTGGGTGGGTTTGGCGCCGTCTTTCGGATTCCGCGGGGTTATCGCCGGCCGCTTCTGGTTGCCTCCACCGACGGTGTCGGAACGAAGCTCCGCGTGGCGTTCATGGTCGGACGACATGACACCATCGGCATCGATCTTGTGGCGATGAACGTCAACGACATCCTCACGCTGGGGGCCGAACCGCTGGCGTTCCTCGACTACTATGCCACCGGCCGGCTCGATCCCGCGGTGGCGGCCGCGGTCCTGAAGGGGATCGCCCACGGTTGCAAGCTCGCCGGTTGCAGCCTCGTCGGGGGGGAGACGGCGGAGCTGCCGTCGTTCTACCAGGGTGGAGAGTACGATCTGGCGGGCTTTGCGGTCGGTGTCGTCGAGCAGGACGAGTTGGTCGATGGCCGGGGCGTGCGGCCGGGTGACGTGGTGATCGGACTGCCGTCGAACGGGTTGCACAGTAACGGCTACTCCCTTGCCCGGCAGGTGTGTTTCGACCGCGCCGCACTCCGCCTCGATGCCCGGCCGCCGGAGTTGGGGGTGGCTTTGGGCGAGGAGTTGCTGCGGCCGACCCGGATCTACGTGCGTACGGTGCGGTCGTTGCCTCGCGGGGTTGTGAAGGCCATGGCGCACATTACCGGTGGCGGCCTCACCGGCAACCTCCCGCGGGTCCTGCCGTCGGGATGCGCGGCGCGGATCGACCTCGGGTCGTGGGAGGTGTCGGGGATCTTCCGACTCGTACAACGTCTGGGAGAGATCGACCGCGACGAGATGTTCCGGACGTTCAACATGGGTATCGGCTTCGTGCTCGTCGCGCCGGCGAGTGCTGCCGACCGTATTCT